ATCCGGAACCGGCAGGAGGGGATGACCACCCCCGAACTGCGGGAATACCTGGCCAAGGAAGAATTACGCGGGGCGGAAGGCCTGAGCGTATATTATGTAGAGGAATACCGCAGAACGTCGGCCGCCGTGGCCGTGGTGATCCTGGTGCTGATCGGCGCCATTATCTCCAGCAAGAAGGTGAGGGGAGGAAGCGGTTTGCACCTGGCGATCGGGATTGTGATCAGCGCAACGTATATCCTTTTCATGCAGTTCTCCACTGTTTTTGCCACGAAGGCCGATTTAGACCCCCTGCTGGCGGCATGGATTCCCAACTTTGTTTTCGCCGGACTGGCCTTTTATCTCTACTTAAGGGCGCCCAAGTAACGCGGTTGACCATTTTCAGCCAAAAGTTGAATTTCTCCGTTAAATCTGTCTTAAAAGGGCGGGATTTAATTTATTAATCATTACTTTTGTTCATTGATCGATTACGTTAATTTTTCTAAATCATTGTGGGAAAATGAGTTATATAAAAGAGAAATTCAAGGCAAAGGCAGATGAACTGGGCGCCGAGGTTAAGGACCTGCTCAAGAATCATGGAACAAAAAAGGTAGGCGATGTTACGGTAGCCCAGGCTTATCAAGGCATGCGTGGCATTACAGGGCTGGTTACAGAAACATCCCTGCTGGATGCAAATGAAGGTATCCGTTTCCGCGGATATTCCATTCCCGAGTTGCGCGAGCATCTCCCCAAAGCCCCCGGAGGCGCAGAGCCCCTGCCGGAAGGGTTGTTTTACCTCATGCTGATCGGCGAACTGCCGACCGAAGCGGACGTTCAAAATCTCTCCAGTGTTCTGGGCCGCCGTTCGCACGTACCCAACCACGTGTTTGACGCCATCAACGCTCTCCCCATCCATACGCACCCCATGACCATGCTCACCGTAGGTGTAATGGCGCTGCAGACCGAATCCGTGTTTGCCAAAGCGTATGCCGAAGGGATGAACAAAAAAGATTACTGGAGCTATATGTATGAGGATACCCTGAACCTCATCGCCCGCCTCCCCCGTGTTGCGGCATATATCTACCGCCGTAAATATAAAAACGACCAGCACATCCAGCCCAACGGTATGCTCGACTGGGCGGCCAACTTCGCCCATATGCTGGGTTATGAAGACGAAGGCTTCAAGGAACTGATGCGTTTATATATGGTGATCCACGCCGACCACGAAGGTGGTAACGTGAGCGCCCATACTACGCACCTCGTAGGCTCCGCCCTCAGCGACGCGTACCTGTCGTTCGCAGCCGGCATGAACGGTCTTGCCGGTCCGCTCCACGGCCTGGCCAACCAGGAAGTGATCAAATGGATCCTCGACATGAAAGAAGAGCTCGGCGGCGGTGTTCCGACCAAAGAGCAGATCGACGCTTTCGTTCGCAAAACCCTTGCGGAAGGTAAGGTAGTGCCGGGCTACGGTCACGCCGTTCTCCGCAAAACCGATCCCCGCTTTACCGCGCAGGAGGAATTCGCGAAGAAACACCTGGCCAGCGACGAACTGGTACAGATCGTTTGGCGCGTATACGAAACGGTTCCCGGCATCCTGGGCGACCTCGGTAAAGTTAAAAACCCCTGGCCCAACGTGGACGCGCACTCCGGCGCGCTGCTCCTGCACTACGGCCTGAAAGAATACGAATTCTACACCGTCCTCTTCGGCGTTTCCCGCGCACTCGGCGTACTGGCTTCCCTCTGCTGGGACCGCGCCCTCGGCCTCTCCCTCGAGCGCCCGAAATCCGTGACCACTGAATGGATGAAAGAATTTGTAGAAGGTAAAGTAGACGCAACCGCCGAATAATCCGGCCTGGTTTCATCATAAGATTCAAGCCCGGAAGCCACCGCTTCCGGGCTTTTTCATGACGCCCGCCGCTTGCCTTTTCTCCCTAAATTGCCGTACTTCGTATCTCCAATCCGCAGCGTGAGTTATATCGCTTCCATATTGAACAATCCGATCGAATACCTGAAGGGCGTAGGCCCGCAGAAAGGCGAACTGTTGCGCAAGGAAATCAATCTCCACACTTTCCGCGACCTGCTCGAATATTTCCCTTTCCGGTATATCGACCGCACCCGGATCGACAAAATCCGGCACCTGAGCGGCATGGAAGAATTCGTCCAGATCCGTGGCCGCATCGTGCATATGGAAGTAGTGGGGGAGAAGCGCGCCAAACGCCTGGTGGCCACTTTCCAGGACGAAACCTCCCGGCTGGAGCTGGTATGGTTCCAGGGCTGGCAATGGATGGAGAAATCACTCCGCGAAAACGTCCAGTACCTCGTGTACGGCCGCATGTCGCAGTTCAACGGCAAGCTGCAAATCTCCCACCCTGACATGGAACTGGTGACGGAAGAAACGGCGGAAGGCAAGCAAACGCTGGAACCCGTTTACTACACCACGGAAAAACTCAAAACCCGCGGGCTCACGGCCAAAGCCATCGGCAAACTGAGCCGCAACCTGCTGGAACAGCTCTCCCTGGCGGAAATCCGGGAGAATATTCCCGCGCAGGTGCTGCAGCAATACCGGTTGATGCCCCGGTCCCAGGCCTATTTCAAAATTCACCTGCCCGCATCGGAAGAAGAAGCGAAGCAAGCCCAGCGCCGCCTGAAATTCGAGGAACTTTTCATTGCCCAGATCCGCATCTGCCGCATCAAACTACGCCGCCACAAGAATTCGCAGGGATATGTGTTCAACGCCGTGGGCGACGTTTTCAATACTTTCTACAACGATCATCTGCCCTTCCCCCTCACCGGCGCGCAAAAACGCGTGCTGAAAGAAATCCGGAAGGATACCACCACCGGCCGCCAGATGAACCGCCTCGTGCAAGGCGATGTGGGCAGCGGTAAAACCATGGTGGCATTGCTTTCGCTGCTCATCGCGATCGACAACGGCTTCCAGGGCTGCCTCATGGCGCCCACCGAAATCCTCGCGCAGCAACACTTCAAAGGCATTTCCGAACTATTGAAAGATCTGCCCGTCAACGTGGCCCTGCTTACCGGCAACGTGAAAGGCAAAGCCCGCAAGGAAATTCTCGCCGCCGCCGCGGCAGGCGATATCCACATCCTAATCGGTACGCATGCCCTGCTGGAAAAGGAAGTCGTTTTCCAGCGCCTCGGCATGGCCATCGTGGACGAGCAGCACCGCTTCGGCGTGGCGCAACGGGCAAGGCTATGGGAAAAAAGCGATACCCCGCCGCATATCCTCGTGATGACGGCCACGCCTATCCCGAGAACGCTCGCCATGACTGTTTACGGCGACCTCGACGTGTCGGTGATCGACGAGATGCCGCCCGGCCGAAAGCCCATCACTACCGTGCACAGAACGGAATATCAACGGCCCCAGGTGATGGGTTTTATCAAGGAAGAAATCCGGAAAGGAAGGCAGGCGTACATCGTGTACCCGCTGATCGAGGAATCCGCCAGCCTGGATTTCGAGAACCTCACGAAAGGGTATGAGGAAGTGAAGGCCTTTTTCCCTGAACCGAAATAT
Above is a genomic segment from Chitinophaga pollutisoli containing:
- a CDS encoding citrate (Si)-synthase, eukaryotic, producing the protein MSYIKEKFKAKADELGAEVKDLLKNHGTKKVGDVTVAQAYQGMRGITGLVTETSLLDANEGIRFRGYSIPELREHLPKAPGGAEPLPEGLFYLMLIGELPTEADVQNLSSVLGRRSHVPNHVFDAINALPIHTHPMTMLTVGVMALQTESVFAKAYAEGMNKKDYWSYMYEDTLNLIARLPRVAAYIYRRKYKNDQHIQPNGMLDWAANFAHMLGYEDEGFKELMRLYMVIHADHEGGNVSAHTTHLVGSALSDAYLSFAAGMNGLAGPLHGLANQEVIKWILDMKEELGGGVPTKEQIDAFVRKTLAEGKVVPGYGHAVLRKTDPRFTAQEEFAKKHLASDELVQIVWRVYETVPGILGDLGKVKNPWPNVDAHSGALLLHYGLKEYEFYTVLFGVSRALGVLASLCWDRALGLSLERPKSVTTEWMKEFVEGKVDATAE
- the recG gene encoding ATP-dependent DNA helicase RecG, producing the protein MSYIASILNNPIEYLKGVGPQKGELLRKEINLHTFRDLLEYFPFRYIDRTRIDKIRHLSGMEEFVQIRGRIVHMEVVGEKRAKRLVATFQDETSRLELVWFQGWQWMEKSLRENVQYLVYGRMSQFNGKLQISHPDMELVTEETAEGKQTLEPVYYTTEKLKTRGLTAKAIGKLSRNLLEQLSLAEIRENIPAQVLQQYRLMPRSQAYFKIHLPASEEEAKQAQRRLKFEELFIAQIRICRIKLRRHKNSQGYVFNAVGDVFNTFYNDHLPFPLTGAQKRVLKEIRKDTTTGRQMNRLVQGDVGSGKTMVALLSLLIAIDNGFQGCLMAPTEILAQQHFKGISELLKDLPVNVALLTGNVKGKARKEILAAAAAGDIHILIGTHALLEKEVVFQRLGMAIVDEQHRFGVAQRARLWEKSDTPPHILVMTATPIPRTLAMTVYGDLDVSVIDEMPPGRKPITTVHRTEYQRPQVMGFIKEEIRKGRQAYIVYPLIEESASLDFENLTKGYEEVKAFFPEPKYWISMVHGKQPQDKKEANMHRFVTGDTQIMVATTVIEVGVNVPNASVMVIESTERFGLSQLHQLRGRVGRGAEQSYCILMTGNKIGKDSQERVKVMVQTNDGFVISEKDMELRGPGDIEGTRQSGLLDLKLADIVQDRAMLAAAREVAEKILTDDPDLALPENQPLHDFLATQRSKSAWSKIS